AACTTCATTGGCACCAATTACGTCGCCTCTCGTCACTATACCGCTTCGGTCCGCAATGAAGCCGTCTGCTCACGTTGCCACACCGACCTTGGTGGCCGTTTGTATAAAGATGTGACCACCAGGGCTCAACTGGAAGCATCCGTCTTACCGGTTTCCAGCGATGAGCCGATCCAGTGTCGGACCTGCCACAATCCACACAATGCCGGTGGCCTGCTGTTTGAAGAGGTGGAAGATCACGGCACCGTGGTCGCCAGTGCTGAATACGCGACCTGTACGAGCTGTCATATGCCGGCGAATGCCGTTGTGGCAACAACCGGTCTGGATGAAGATGGTGATGGTGAGTTGGACACGGACTGGGACAACACCGAAACCATGTATCACGAAACCGCCTATTATCGCCTGATCACAGATACCCATTATGACGATCCGGCAACAACAGATACCATTGAAGGTTATGTCGTCAAAACCCTCGATGATCGCGCCTGCCGTGATTGTCACGATGTTCACGCCGTTGAAGAAATTCGTGCCGATGATGATTCGTCCAGTTTCTCCAACACCATCAACGATCAGTGGGCCAAATCGGGCCATGCCGGCACCATCGGCACGATCAAGCTGGAAGAAGCTGAGTACTACGATGAAACACTGGATCTGAATCGCACCATTGAGCAGACCATCGCCATCAAGGAAGCGGGTGTCACGGAAACAGAAGGTGCCGCCTGGATTCATTACGACTGGGATGCGGACGACCGTCAGGATTGCCAGGAGTGTCATACCGCGACTGGTGCGATGAACTATTTGAGCGATCCTGCCACGTATAATGCCGCCAATAATGACTTCTCACATCTCGCCGGGTGGGAGTCCGGAGTCAGCTCTTCCGACCAGAACGAAATGCTCTACTGCTGGGGCTGTCACAGCGACAATCAGGGTGGACTGCGCAACCCCGGTGCCATCTCCCGTCCGTACACTGTTGATGGAGCCTCCGTAGTTCTGCCTGACCTGGGCAACTCCAACGTCTGTGTCAACTGCCATGGTGCCCGTGGTAACATGGACAGCTACGAAATTGGTGGTGCTGCATTGACCGGCGTACCGTCCACAGACATCTCGGGCTATGCTCCCGGCTTTGGCGCAAACACGGCAAATGTCACGGAAGCCCATTACCTGACCGCGTCGGCAACAATCTTCCAATCGTTGACCCGTAT
This region of uncultured Desulfuromonas sp. genomic DNA includes:
- a CDS encoding cytochrome c3 family protein, which translates into the protein MKVKHWLSFFVVLCSILLLTACGSNSGSGGDQSAAPADDDLGSDTETGIEYVGAATCIGCHEDFSWSAEIVEEYLQGKHVIHSDHITQANAADGCLDCHDPIGDGPGLAGLIDPTNVPADGLAAVGCENCHGAGGEHYGVGPIPMAEPGIAECAACHDELPESHLPHHPEANFIGTNYVASRHYTASVRNEAVCSRCHTDLGGRLYKDVTTRAQLEASVLPVSSDEPIQCRTCHNPHNAGGLLFEEVEDHGTVVASAEYATCTSCHMPANAVVATTGLDEDGDGELDTDWDNTETMYHETAYYRLITDTHYDDPATTDTIEGYVVKTLDDRACRDCHDVHAVEEIRADDDSSSFSNTINDQWAKSGHAGTIGTIKLEEAEYYDETLDLNRTIEQTIAIKEAGVTETEGAAWIHYDWDADDRQDCQECHTATGAMNYLSDPATYNAANNDFSHLAGWESGVSSSDQNEMLYCWGCHSDNQGGLRNPGAISRPYTVDGASVVLPDLGNSNVCVNCHGARGNMDSYEIGGAALTGVPSTDISGYAPGFGANTANVTEAHYLTASATIFQSLTRIGYEYPVIILDGEGNPTDPYADPSYFAHSAISLNAETPETGSGPCAACHMETDEGHTFEVVEKDDLGVITGLKSTVCVDCHSGAHGAALVAEDTVIDGVTHTAADAAAFLEEEAEGYHQALALLEAELLAKGLTFSTSYPYFSGASWINEGTFGAAHNYNYLHHEPGAYAHNRYYAKRLIFDSIDWLQNGSLTGSIAIDEATYPAGAEWFSADADTNLADRP